Part of the Hylaeus volcanicus isolate JK05 unplaced genomic scaffold, UHH_iyHylVolc1.0_haploid 12126, whole genome shotgun sequence genome, attgtttctttttactcgTCGTTGGTAAAGCATGCCTGCGTTTTAGATAGTCGCGAACTACGCTTTTAAGAGGTTGTGAGTGTGTGGAGGGTTGCTCTGAGAACGATTGATTTGTATCTTCGAATGCTATGGAATCATTGAGAGTTCGCAATGGTTTTTCAGAACAAAGAAACTGTAAACAAGCATCTTCTATAACAAGACAGAAAGAGAAGAATGAAAGTACACaaggtttctttttgtttcatgccttgaagaaatgaaaatagtgACTCTTGTTGGATAGTGTGAACtaaaaagaaaggaatcgATTTTGCACccgatttatttaaaaccaattattttcttacctACATCTTTAATAGTTACAAATCCAAGTGAATGCGAATCGTTGgctgagattttttttttctcaaggCACACTTTAGCTGCTTGTAAAGCTAAGGCTTTTGTGAACATTTCCTATACAAGTTGGATGAATTCGATAAGGGAACAAAAAGGACTTGAAAAAGCGTTCAATGTAAGTCATTTCTTACGGATGCTTTTGAAACAGCGTGTACAGCTTCTTTTGATATCTAAAGGTAAAGATATGAAAAGATCAAGAGAAATTTCAAAGGTACCTTTTGAACAccaggaatttttttcataagacGAGCAACCCGCGTGTGCGGATAACCGGAAgggttattattttctactaaCATTGTGTTTGTGTTACTGAGCTCGAACCCTATACAATTCACCAACACGTACAAAAAGTGGAATCGTTACCCATCAGTCGTTCATGaccaaagtaaaaaaatttggataATCAGTTAATAACAAAGAGTGAACAGAATTGGaatgattttgtttattcaatcAAGCGGAGGCCAGCACCAACAGTTTCACTCATATGGGTCTAGTGTTATTTCTTCAGAAAACAGATCTTCAGTCtttgtagaatatttaagaatatttgaaaagaacaattgaaaggaaaaaaaagaacgctttaactaaaaaaaataatatattttttttaatttttataaaaaaaaatgtttttaaattgtaaaaaaaaatgatgttttgtttaaatgaaatataaaaagtagcTCTTTTTAAGGGTAAAGAAAAAGATTGGTTGAATGAGATGTTGGTGGTATATTGGAAGGATCATTAATAACATACTCTGGGAAAATCGCTTGTTTGTTAGAGTGAAACGAAGGTAGATAGTCGAAATTCTCTTCACAAATCATTTCATTATCCTGGTGATTATTACAAGTGTTTTGAAGGTTGTCCTGAGACGATTGGATGGACAACCTAGGAAGAGAGTAGTTTAACATATGACGAATTACATCGGATTGTGAAGAACTAAATTGATTAATCTGTGATTGTAATATGGAACGTAATTTTTCAGTGTCATCTGATCTCTTTTCATGATTTAACAAAAGAAGACCGACATCTAAATCTGAAGATATTTGAAGAAGAGTTTGAATGGCTTTTCTCtacaatagaaaatttttagttaaatgaaattctttagAAAACATTCTGATAGCctacaatttcaaaatgatgAATCTTTAATTGAAAAGCGCTTAATTCAATACTTTCCAAATCTCCGTCCACTGAAGAAATCTTTAAAACATTAACAtgatttgttttcaaaaattaaaaagaaacaaattaatgaaaGTACCTTAGAatcatgtaaaatattactataACTTGTAAGAAGTTTTaaacttatattatttactgtaTTATGTAATGCATCTCGAATATCGTAATTGTCTGCCATTCATTCAACAATACACACGTTTTCGCTGATTAGAGCAGTCGtttcttgttaatttgttCGTGCTATCACAATGTCTTGAATTGGATGAAAAGTAGGCACATATCTGATATTGATGCCTTGTCCTTGTATGATGCTCCCCAATTTTAATgcggtaaaaaagaaatagcaaaaaagacaaaaaaaaattgttaaaaattttcaaaaccaTTATTGAACAATACACAGAAAGATAAGCAATTTCATTGAAGTGCACAGAAACAACTACAAGCGCACAATTTCATCAACGCGCCGTGGCAACCATTTTTACATGATCTCTTCAGCTCACGTTCCTTGGTATAACGAGCACGAATGGTATCATGTTTATGAAAGCTTATTTCAAAGCCATAATAATATAGAACAACAACAATGGGCTATAACACGAGTAAGATTAGTAcctatttcataatttttgttgatacGTGTTTCCCTTAACAGATATCTTTCTGGGAACAACGTTGCTCTAACACTCCTATTTCAATTTCTGCTACAAAGCTTTTAATTCAAGCCTCTATTACAGATCGCACGTCGTCATGTTCTATCTCACAAGATCAAGTTCAAATGCTTTATGGTATAGCAATTGTTAGGTAAAGGCCTTGGTTTTTAAATGGGAACTTTTTTTCGCAATTAAACATGTAGGTTCATTAACACGTATGTGGATGCAGAACAAAGGAAGTATTACGCAGAATCAATTTCCAATCTAGGCTGCAAATTGGGAATTCCTTCGGAACTTGTCGAGTGTCGTCATCGTATTACTCATAATGCTGACTTACCATCAATAGAACTTTTACGGTACAAATCATCTTAATGTAAGACAGCTTCCCGCGGATTTCTCGTTTTTTTAGGCACCATGCTAAGTTAAGCCTAGAGTATATTGTTACAACGTATTGGGAACCTCAAGCTGAGATGATTCGTCAACGTTACACCTATTCAAAACATTCCACTGTAATATTTACTGTTTGTTTTCCAAATCGTTTTGAAGTGGTTTGTTTGTGAAATTAcagcaatttttattaggtCTTATGGCCCTTTATTTAGACTTGGAACGTTTCACctattcttcttcattttttgaaaCACAGATTTCCGTAAAACACAGTAATGGAATAAAAACTCAATCTTTCTCTCCCCTATCCGTCTATCAGCACCTTCTCAAGTTGAGACATTTACGTAGTGAACGTCGTCAATTGAAACGATTAGCTAACAGATTACATACAACAGAAGAGGTATTTTAACAGTATTGAAAAGAAGGCAAatgctttttttcttatttttaattcttggcTTTTAATGACATTGTTTTCATTGGTAAAGGAACTGTTgggtaacaaaaattttatcgaaatactTCAGTGTTTAAGAGATTGGGAGGGTGGTTTTAAAAATCTCCTTATGTTTTCACGCGATTTTCTCTGTGATGCCTCTTATGATGAAACCGTTTTGTCGTTTATTAAAGATTGGGTTTTAATAAGAAGACATCcccaaaacaaaaacaatatgtttgttgtatttttcatttttttcattttaaactttGTTTCGGTGAATTTAACCTATAAGTATGCCTCTCAGTGcctttaaacgtattttttctaaatgcCTTTTAATCTTAGACTCGTCGAAGCATTACTTAAGACAATATTAAGTCCAGTTTCATCTTCttatgaaatggaagaaaacaTTAATACCACTTTAGATAAAACGATACcttttaaaaggaaaatttcaGATCCTACGAATGAAGTAAAGAAGCAGTATTACGCTGCGTGGgaaaagatttttataaaacaatcgTCGATCAAAACAACACAAGTGTCACATCACGATTCAAGTAAGCtcaaggaatattttttttcagtctgttttttttcaatcctctttgcaattttttaaaataaaaaccttTGTTTTTTTGAGTGGGTTCTACGCAAGGTGCTTATATCGCATGGCTTGAGTGCTTTCTATTAAAGCCCACTCATGAGGAACCTTTTTTTCTGGAATGGATCGCTCGCACTGTTTGTTTTCAGAATCCTTTGCCCTCGATAAAAACAAGTCATGATTTTAAAGACCGGGTTAGCAATGTTGTGGTGGagtgtatttataaaacatatcATCGGGTCCAATCTATATGCGTCTTATGTTTTCCTTATCTATTTCTGAAAAGCTTAAATGGGAATATTTTAGTACCATGTCAACGTACTGAACAAAATCAATTGATACTGTTGATGAAAAGACTTCACGAGACGCTGCCTGAAGAGGGTCTTCTTCAACGTCTCTTGCACTGGTTTGACCCAACACCAAAGACATTATCGAACTCCCAAGTACCTGAGAAGGACTATAAAGAGTTTTTAAGTTTAGTGAATAGCTTTTCAAAGTCCTCGCTAGAAAATCATGTTATTAATGAAAAGCTACACCAACTTGAATTAGACTGTcatcaaaaaattaagaaagggattattataaaaaaaagtaaggaTACCCTGTGGACGGATCCTGGGACTTTTTTCACAGAAGAACCGCAAAGTTTTTCTACTCGTTTAACTCaggtaacattttttttttgttgcacTTTGTTGTAAGTGTCTTGTTCGAGGTAGTGTGGCTTAAAATATCAATGCTTTCCAAACTCATCGGTTCTACATAGTTTATGTGAGGCTGAAAGCTTCTTATCACAACCGCTCAGCCAAAAGAATAACACAGTCAGATCCAACACCGTGGATGAAAACGggttaataaaagaaaaaataaagtcaaaaaaattttcttgtcCTTACAAACGAAGGCGCCAAAATCCCACCACGTAGGCGCTCAAGAGCTCACCTGTTAGGCGTTCAGAAGCCCAAGTCTTGGGCGTTGAGAAGCTCAGGTCTTAGCCGTTCAAAAGGTCAAGTGATAGGCTTTTAAGAGACCAAGTCATAGGACTTTAAGAGAGCAAGTCATAGGCCTTTAAGAGCTCAAGTCTTAGGCGATCAAGAACCCATGTCTTAGTTGTTGAacagtttgtatttgtttgtttattgttttgtttttctttcttgtgtcgcattttcattaaaacaatTGTGGTGATGGtggtagtagtagtagtagtggTCATCGTCGTAGTAAtcgtaagaaaaattgattttatggCGTGTGAACATggagattaaaaaaaaaaagaaagacactttaaatagtatatttaaaaatattttgctgtAAGACTGTAACTAGGCGCCTAAACTTGTTGCAAGCCAATCTAGTCCTTCTGAAACACCAATGCCTTTAACAGCAGACGTTTTTATAATAGTCCATTgatgtttacgtatagatgaTAACCCTAAAGTATCAGATATTTCTGCTACAGATAAGGCTCCAGGTAAATCTTGTTTATTAGCGAAAACTAGTAGAATAACGTTTTTCAATTCTTCCTCCTCAAGCATCAAATGAAGTTCTTCTTTGGCTCCACTAATTCTGTCCTTATCTGCGCTGTccacaacaaaaataatggcATTTGTATTGGGCAAATAACATCTCCAAAAGGGTCGAATGCTTGTTTGTCCACCTAAATCCCaaacttgaaatttgatatttttatactggACCGTTTCAACGTTAAATCCAATCGTTGGGATGGTTTCCACAACTTCATCCAATTGTAATCGATAAAGAATGGTAGTTTTACCAGCATTATCTAAACCTAAAATTAAGATACGAACTTCTTTCGTACCAAAGTATCGACTCAAACGGCTTACGACGGCTCCTAAAAAATTTCCCATCTCTATAGTGGCTTGTTATGttgtttcgtttgtatttttaaaaaaaattaaaaaaaaaaaaagggtttgtaacgaaaaaatgaaaaaacgaaTTGATAAGAAGAAATAAGACACGAGTaacgaatcgaaagaaaaccACACACTTTAATTGGTAACGAAAATTGTGTACGAGACAATTAACTTTATACTCAGATAATGAGGATAAGCGTTTCCTTTGTATGTCaagaaaatcaaaagaaatagTGTTGtgtcaaaatattattttgggAGTCAAGCAATGAATGAcgtgttaaaaagaaaaggttgATTGGAAATGCGCATTTGAAGCACAAAAAAAGCACTCCGGGAACACTGC contains:
- the LOC128882611 gene encoding uncharacterized protein LOC128882611 is translated as MGNFLGAVVSRLSRYFGTKEVRILILGLDNAGKTTILYRLQLDEVVETIPTIGFNVETVQYKNIKFQVWDLGGQTSIRPFWRCYLPNTNAIIFVVDSADKDRISGAKEELHLMLEEEELKNVILLVFANKQDLPGALSVAEISDTLGLSSIRKHQWTIIKTSAVKGIGVSEGLDWLATSLGA
- the LOC128882606 gene encoding uncharacterized protein LOC128882606, which encodes MISSAHVPWYNEHEWYHVYESLFQSHNNIEQQQWAITRISFWEQRCSNTPISISATKLLIQASITDRTSSCSISQDQVQMLYGIAIVRFINTYVDAEQRKYYAESISNLGCKLGIPSELVECRHRITHNADLPSIELLRHHAKLSLEYIVTTYWEPQAEMIRQRYTYSKHSTQFLLGLMALYLDLERFTYSSSFFETQISVKHSNGIKTQSFSPLSVYQHLLKLRHLRSERRQLKRLANRLHTTEEELLGNKNFIEILQCLRDWEGGFKNLLMFSRDFLCDASYDETVLSFIKDWVLIRRHPQNKNNMFVVFFIFFILNFVSVNLTYKLVEALLKTILSPVSSSYEMEENINTTLDKTIPFKRKISDPTNEVKKQYYAAWEKIFIKQSSIKTTQVSHHDSSKLKEYFFSVCFFSILFAIF